One Chromobacterium paludis genomic window carries:
- the infC gene encoding translation initiation factor IF-3, protein MAQEREARINGEITAREIRLVGKEGEQIGIVSLREAMALAEENDVDLVEISPTAQPPVCKLMDYGKYKYEMSKKRHEAKQKQKQVQIKEIKFRPGTDDGDYNVKLRNLVRFLSEGDKAKVTLRFRGREMAHQDIGLALLKRVEADLAEVGTVEQFPRLEGRQMVMMIAPKKK, encoded by the coding sequence ATAGCTCAGGAACGCGAAGCACGGATCAACGGCGAGATAACCGCTCGCGAGATCCGTCTGGTTGGTAAGGAAGGTGAGCAGATTGGCATCGTCAGTCTGCGTGAAGCAATGGCTCTGGCCGAAGAGAACGACGTGGATCTGGTAGAGATCTCGCCGACTGCTCAACCGCCGGTGTGCAAGCTGATGGACTACGGTAAGTACAAGTACGAAATGTCCAAGAAGCGCCACGAAGCCAAGCAGAAGCAGAAGCAGGTTCAGATCAAGGAAATCAAATTCCGTCCGGGCACCGACGATGGCGACTACAACGTCAAGTTGCGCAACCTGGTCCGTTTCCTGTCTGAAGGCGACAAGGCCAAGGTCACCCTGCGCTTCCGCGGACGTGAGATGGCACACCAAGACATCGGTCTCGCGCTGCTCAAGCGCGTAGAGGCCGATCTGGCGGAAGTGGGCACGGTAGAACAGTTCCCGCGCCTGGAAGGCCGCCAGATGGTAATGATGATTGCGCCGAAGAAGAAATAA
- the rplT gene encoding 50S ribosomal protein L20 gives MPRVKRGVTARARHKKILALAKGYRGRRKNVYRIAKQAVMKAGQYAYRDRRQKKRQFRQLWIARINAAARENGLPYSKFMNGLKKAGIEIDRKVLADLAVFEKAAFAQIVEKAKASLAA, from the coding sequence ATGCCACGCGTAAAACGCGGTGTAACCGCACGTGCTCGTCACAAGAAAATCCTCGCCCTGGCGAAAGGCTATCGCGGCCGCCGGAAGAACGTCTATCGCATCGCCAAACAGGCGGTGATGAAGGCGGGTCAATACGCCTACCGCGACCGTCGTCAGAAAAAGCGTCAGTTCCGTCAACTGTGGATTGCTCGTATCAACGCAGCTGCCCGTGAAAACGGCCTGCCGTACAGCAAGTTCATGAACGGTCTGAAAAAAGCCGGCATCGAAATCGACCGCAAGGTCCTGGCCGATCTGGCCGTGTTCGAAAAGGCCGCTTTTGCTCAGATCGTCGAAAAGGCGAAAGCAAGCCTCGCTGCTTAA
- the thrS gene encoding threonine--tRNA ligase produces the protein MPDIRLPDGSVRSFDKPVTVHEVAASIGTGLARAALAGRVDGQLVDTSYLIDRDADLAIVTDKDADGLSIIRHSTAHLLAYAVKELFPEAQVTIGPEIENGFYYDFAYKRPFTPEDLAAIEKKMAELAKKDIPVERYELPRDEAIAYFKSIGEAYKAEIIESIPQGEVLSLYREGEFTDLCRGPHVPSTGKLKVFKLMKVAGAYWRGDSKNEMLQRVYGTAWAKKEDLEAYLFMLEEAEKRDHRKLGVQLDLFHLQDEAPGMVFWHPKGWQLWQSVEQYMRAKLNAEGYKEVRTPMMMDAHLWERSGHAANYRENMFITESEKRDYAVKPMNCPGHVQIFNSGLRSYRDLPLRYAEFGSCHRNEPSGALHGIMRVRGFVQDDGHIFCTEDQINQEAKDFHRLVMEVYDRFGFDKVAIKLALRPEKRIGEESTWDKAEEGMREALRACGVEWTELPGEGAFYGPKIEYHIKDALGRSWQCGTLQLDFMLPERLDAEYVADDNSRKRPVMLHRAALGSLERFLGILIENHAGAFPLWLAPVQMVVMNITEAQADYASGIAKALEKQGFRVDLDLRNEKIGYKIREHSLQKLPYQIIVGDKEKADGLVAVRARGEDLGQLTLDAFIARLKAEMPEA, from the coding sequence ATGCCAGACATTCGCTTGCCGGACGGCTCGGTCCGTTCATTCGACAAACCGGTAACGGTTCATGAAGTGGCCGCTTCCATCGGCACTGGTCTGGCGCGCGCCGCGCTGGCGGGCCGCGTGGATGGCCAGCTGGTGGATACCAGCTACCTGATAGACCGCGACGCGGATCTGGCCATCGTCACCGACAAGGACGCCGACGGCCTGTCCATCATCCGCCACTCCACCGCCCACTTGCTGGCCTATGCCGTCAAGGAGCTGTTCCCGGAGGCGCAGGTGACCATCGGGCCGGAGATTGAAAACGGCTTCTACTACGACTTCGCCTACAAGCGCCCGTTCACGCCGGAAGATCTGGCGGCGATCGAGAAGAAGATGGCCGAGCTGGCGAAGAAGGATATCCCGGTCGAGCGCTACGAGCTGCCGCGTGATGAGGCCATCGCCTACTTCAAGAGCATAGGCGAGGCCTACAAGGCCGAGATCATCGAGTCGATTCCGCAGGGCGAGGTGCTGAGCCTGTACCGCGAAGGCGAATTCACCGATTTGTGCCGCGGCCCGCACGTGCCGTCCACCGGCAAGCTGAAGGTGTTCAAGCTGATGAAGGTGGCCGGTGCCTACTGGCGCGGCGACAGCAAGAACGAAATGCTGCAGCGCGTCTACGGCACGGCCTGGGCCAAGAAGGAAGACCTGGAAGCCTATCTGTTCATGCTGGAAGAGGCGGAAAAGCGCGACCACCGCAAGCTGGGCGTGCAGCTGGACCTGTTCCACCTGCAGGACGAGGCGCCGGGCATGGTGTTCTGGCACCCCAAGGGCTGGCAGCTGTGGCAGAGCGTTGAACAATACATGCGCGCCAAGCTGAATGCCGAAGGCTACAAGGAAGTGCGCACGCCGATGATGATGGACGCCCACCTGTGGGAGCGTTCCGGCCACGCCGCCAACTATCGCGAAAACATGTTCATCACCGAGTCGGAGAAGCGCGACTACGCGGTGAAGCCGATGAACTGCCCGGGTCATGTGCAGATCTTCAACAGCGGCCTGCGCTCCTATCGCGATCTGCCGCTGCGCTATGCCGAGTTCGGTTCCTGCCATAGAAACGAACCGTCCGGCGCGCTGCACGGCATCATGCGCGTGCGCGGCTTCGTGCAGGATGATGGCCACATCTTCTGTACCGAAGATCAGATCAATCAGGAAGCCAAGGATTTCCATCGTCTGGTGATGGAAGTGTACGACCGCTTCGGCTTCGACAAGGTGGCGATCAAGCTGGCCTTGCGTCCGGAAAAGCGCATCGGCGAAGAGTCCACCTGGGACAAGGCCGAAGAAGGCATGCGCGAAGCGCTGCGCGCTTGCGGCGTGGAGTGGACGGAGCTGCCGGGCGAGGGCGCTTTCTACGGTCCGAAGATCGAATACCACATCAAGGACGCGCTGGGACGTTCCTGGCAGTGCGGCACGCTGCAGCTGGACTTCATGCTGCCGGAGCGCCTGGACGCCGAGTATGTGGCCGACGACAATAGCCGCAAGCGTCCGGTGATGCTGCACCGCGCGGCGCTGGGTTCGCTGGAGCGTTTCCTGGGGATTTTGATCGAAAACCACGCCGGCGCCTTCCCGCTGTGGTTGGCTCCGGTGCAGATGGTGGTGATGAATATCACCGAAGCGCAGGCGGATTATGCGTCCGGCATCGCCAAAGCGCTTGAGAAACAAGGCTTCCGCGTCGATCTTGACTTGAGAAACGAGAAGATCGGCTATAAAATCCGCGAACATAGTCTGCAAAAGTTGCCGTATCAGATCATCGTCGGCGACAAGGAAAAGGCAGACGGCTTGGTTGCCGTGCGCGCGCGCGGCGAGGACTTGGGCCAGCTCACGCTGGACGCGTTCATCGCCCGCCTCAAGGCTGAGATGCCCGAGGCCTGA
- the rpmI gene encoding 50S ribosomal protein L35: MPKMKTKSSAKKRLKVLGSGGIKRSYAFKRHILTKKTTKNKRQLRGTTMVDATNMASVRAMMPYA; this comes from the coding sequence ATGCCGAAAATGAAGACCAAGTCGAGCGCGAAAAAGCGTCTCAAAGTGCTGGGCAGCGGTGGTATCAAGCGTTCCTACGCCTTCAAGCGTCACATCCTGACCAAGAAGACCACCAAGAACAAGCGCCAACTGCGTGGCACCACCATGGTGGATGCAACGAACATGGCCTCTGTTCGCGCCATGATGCCCTACGCTTAA
- the pheT gene encoding phenylalanine--tRNA ligase subunit beta: protein MQFSEQWLRSWVNPALNTEQLSELLTMAGLEVEETVAAAPAFSGVVIAEVKECVKHENADRLRVTKVDVGTGEWIQIVCGAPNVAVGVRVPCALPGAILPGDFKIKPTKMRGVESGGMLCSGKELGVPEDVDGLMLLPADAPVGQSIRDYLGLDDQLFTLKITPNRADSLSIRGIAREVAALTGAELKPVAIAPVAPSIDDVRPVKIEARQACGRYLGRVVKGVNAAAATPDWMRRRLERSGLRSISAIVDITNYILLEQGQPMHAFDLAKIEGGITVRQARKGESLLCLNEKTVELQDKHLVIADDAKPLAMGGIMGGEHSGVTTASRDIFLESAFFAPEAIAGKARELGFGSDSSYRYERGVDFALQRDAIERATRLVLDICGGEAGPVVEEVAELPKRQAVQLRVARVAKVLGVALSAEQIGDILSRLGLAHSLENDIFTVQAPSFRFDIEIEEDLIEEVARVYGYNHIPADAPRSGMRMLAQPEEKRPLDQLRHLLASRDYQEVVSYAFVDERWERDFAGNDNAIRLQNPIASQMSVMRSSLIGGLVDVLAGNINRKQPRVRLFEVARVFLRGADGYEQPEKAAGLAWGPRLAEQWGAKSERVDFFDVKADVEALLHPVKADYRKASHPAFHPGRCAEVLVAGKVVGVIGELHPQWVQAYDLLNAPVLFELDLNAVTARSRIKAQPVSKLQPVRRDLALLVDESVSVAQLLTAFDAKRAAIVSEIALFDVYRGKGVAEGKKSLAFSVLMQDNSRTLTDEDVEPAMQALLDAASELGAQLRV, encoded by the coding sequence ATGCAATTTTCCGAACAATGGCTGAGAAGCTGGGTCAATCCGGCGCTGAACACCGAACAACTGTCCGAGCTGCTGACCATGGCAGGCCTGGAGGTGGAAGAAACCGTCGCTGCCGCGCCCGCATTCAGCGGCGTGGTCATCGCCGAGGTGAAGGAATGCGTCAAGCATGAGAACGCCGACCGCCTGCGCGTGACCAAGGTCGACGTGGGCACTGGCGAATGGATCCAGATCGTTTGCGGCGCGCCCAATGTCGCCGTCGGCGTGCGCGTGCCATGCGCCTTGCCTGGCGCCATCCTGCCGGGCGACTTCAAGATCAAGCCGACCAAGATGCGCGGCGTGGAATCGGGCGGCATGCTGTGCTCCGGCAAGGAGCTGGGCGTGCCGGAAGACGTGGACGGCCTGATGCTGCTGCCGGCCGACGCGCCGGTGGGCCAGAGCATCCGCGACTACCTGGGCCTGGACGACCAGCTGTTCACGCTGAAGATCACGCCTAACCGCGCCGACAGCCTGTCCATCCGCGGCATCGCCCGCGAAGTGGCGGCGCTGACCGGCGCCGAACTGAAGCCGGTGGCCATCGCCCCGGTGGCGCCCTCCATCGACGACGTGCGTCCGGTGAAGATCGAAGCGCGCCAGGCCTGCGGCCGCTACCTGGGCCGCGTGGTCAAGGGCGTCAATGCCGCCGCCGCCACGCCGGACTGGATGCGTCGGCGCCTGGAGCGTTCCGGCCTGCGCTCGATTTCCGCCATCGTAGACATCACCAATTACATCCTGCTGGAGCAGGGACAGCCCATGCACGCTTTCGATCTGGCCAAGATCGAGGGCGGCATCACCGTGCGCCAAGCGCGCAAGGGCGAGAGCCTGCTGTGCCTGAACGAAAAGACCGTCGAGCTGCAGGACAAGCATCTGGTGATCGCCGACGACGCCAAGCCGCTGGCCATGGGCGGCATCATGGGCGGCGAGCACAGCGGCGTCACCACCGCAAGCCGCGACATCTTCCTGGAATCCGCGTTCTTCGCGCCGGAAGCGATCGCGGGCAAGGCGCGGGAGCTGGGTTTCGGCTCCGATTCTTCCTACCGCTACGAGCGCGGCGTGGACTTCGCGCTGCAGCGCGACGCCATTGAGCGCGCCACCCGCCTGGTGCTGGACATCTGCGGCGGCGAAGCCGGCCCGGTGGTCGAGGAAGTGGCCGAGCTGCCTAAGCGTCAAGCCGTGCAGTTGCGCGTCGCCCGCGTGGCCAAGGTTTTGGGCGTGGCGCTGTCCGCCGAGCAAATCGGCGACATCCTGTCTCGCCTGGGCCTGGCCCACTCGCTGGAAAACGACATCTTCACCGTGCAGGCGCCGTCGTTCCGCTTCGACATCGAGATCGAGGAAGATCTGATCGAGGAAGTGGCGCGCGTCTACGGTTACAACCATATCCCCGCCGACGCGCCGCGCTCCGGCATGCGCATGCTGGCGCAGCCGGAAGAGAAGCGTCCGCTGGATCAGCTGCGCCATCTGCTGGCCAGCCGCGACTACCAGGAAGTGGTCAGCTACGCTTTTGTCGATGAGCGCTGGGAGCGCGACTTCGCCGGCAACGACAACGCGATCCGCCTGCAGAACCCGATCGCCAGCCAGATGAGCGTGATGCGCTCGTCGCTGATCGGCGGCCTGGTGGACGTGCTGGCGGGCAATATCAACCGCAAGCAGCCGCGCGTGCGCTTGTTCGAGGTCGCGCGCGTGTTCTTGCGCGGCGCGGACGGCTACGAGCAGCCGGAAAAAGCGGCCGGCCTGGCCTGGGGACCGCGTCTGGCCGAACAGTGGGGCGCCAAGTCCGAGCGCGTCGATTTCTTCGACGTCAAGGCCGATGTCGAGGCATTGTTGCATCCGGTCAAGGCCGACTACCGCAAGGCCAGTCATCCGGCCTTCCATCCCGGCCGCTGCGCCGAGGTGCTGGTGGCGGGCAAGGTTGTCGGCGTGATCGGCGAGCTGCATCCTCAGTGGGTGCAGGCTTACGATCTGCTCAATGCGCCGGTGTTGTTCGAACTGGATCTGAACGCGGTGACAGCCCGCAGCCGCATCAAGGCGCAGCCGGTCAGCAAGCTCCAACCGGTGCGCCGCGACCTGGCCTTGCTGGTGGACGAGTCCGTGAGCGTGGCGCAATTGTTGACGGCATTTGATGCCAAGCGGGCGGCTATCGTCAGTGAAATCGCTTTGTTCGACGTTTATCGTGGCAAAGGCGTGGCCGAAGGCAAGAAGAGTCTGGCCTTTAGCGTGCTGATGCAGGACAATAGCCGCACTTTGACCGACGAGGATGTGGAGCCGGCGATGCAAGCGCTGCTGGATGCCGCGTCGGAGCTGGGCGCGCAGCTGCGCGTCTGA
- the tgt gene encoding tRNA guanosine(34) transglycosylase Tgt, which produces MLKFTVHKTSGGARRGTLELNHGTVETPVFQPVGTYGSVKAMSPVELNDIGAQIILGNTFHLWLRPGLEIVEQFGGLHEFIGWDKPILTDSGGFQVFSLSDMRKLTEEGCTFQSPINGDKLFLSPEISMKIQTVLNSDIVMQLDECTPGQVDHATAQKSLQMSLRWAERSRRAFDDLKNPNALFGIVQGNLYTDLRQESLEGLMQVGFDGIAIGGLSVGEPKPEMYRMLTELKDMLPAEKPHYLMGVGTPEDLVHGVANGVDMFDCVMPTRNARNGWIFTQWGDVKIKNARYKDDKKPLDEACACYACRNFSRAYLHHLHRVGEILGARLNTIHNLHYYQELMREMRKAIEEDRFEDFRLEFAAKRARGVN; this is translated from the coding sequence ATGTTGAAGTTTACCGTACACAAAACCTCCGGCGGCGCGCGGCGCGGCACGCTGGAGCTGAACCACGGCACCGTGGAGACCCCGGTATTCCAGCCGGTGGGCACTTACGGCTCGGTCAAGGCCATGAGCCCGGTCGAGCTGAACGACATCGGCGCGCAGATCATCCTGGGCAACACCTTCCACCTGTGGCTGCGCCCGGGACTGGAGATCGTCGAGCAGTTCGGCGGCCTGCACGAGTTCATCGGCTGGGATAAGCCCATCCTGACCGACTCCGGTGGCTTCCAGGTGTTCAGCCTGTCCGACATGCGCAAGCTGACCGAGGAAGGCTGCACCTTCCAAAGCCCGATCAACGGCGACAAGCTGTTCCTGAGTCCGGAGATCTCGATGAAGATCCAGACCGTGCTCAATTCGGACATCGTGATGCAGCTGGACGAGTGCACGCCAGGCCAGGTGGACCACGCCACCGCGCAGAAGTCCTTGCAGATGAGCTTGCGCTGGGCCGAACGCTCGCGCCGCGCCTTCGACGACCTGAAAAACCCCAACGCGCTGTTCGGCATCGTGCAAGGGAACCTTTATACCGATTTGCGCCAGGAGTCGCTGGAAGGCCTGATGCAAGTCGGCTTCGACGGCATCGCCATCGGCGGCCTGTCGGTGGGCGAGCCCAAGCCGGAAATGTACCGCATGCTGACCGAACTGAAGGACATGCTGCCGGCCGAGAAGCCGCACTACCTGATGGGCGTGGGCACGCCGGAAGATCTGGTGCACGGCGTGGCCAACGGCGTGGACATGTTCGACTGCGTGATGCCGACCCGCAACGCGCGCAATGGCTGGATCTTCACCCAATGGGGCGACGTCAAGATCAAGAACGCGCGCTACAAGGACGACAAGAAGCCGCTGGACGAAGCGTGCGCCTGCTACGCCTGCCGCAACTTCAGCCGCGCCTATCTGCACCATCTGCACCGCGTGGGCGAAATCCTGGGCGCGCGCCTGAACACCATCCACAACCTGCATTACTACCAGGAGCTGATGCGGGAGATGCGCAAGGCCATCGAGGAAGACCGCTTCGAGGACTTCCGCCTGGAGTTCGCCGCCAAGCGCGCGCGCGGCGTCAACTAA
- a CDS encoding integration host factor subunit alpha: MTLTKAELADLLFDQVGLNKREAKDMVESFFEEIRLALESGDSVKLSGFGNFQLRDKPQRPGRNPKTGEEIPITARRVVTFHASQKLKGMVEQYHANKQG; the protein is encoded by the coding sequence ATGACTTTGACGAAGGCTGAACTGGCCGATTTGCTGTTTGACCAGGTAGGTCTGAACAAACGCGAAGCCAAGGACATGGTCGAGTCGTTTTTTGAAGAGATCCGGCTGGCGCTGGAGTCCGGGGATTCGGTGAAATTGTCTGGTTTCGGCAATTTCCAGCTGCGCGACAAGCCGCAGCGTCCTGGCCGTAATCCCAAGACCGGGGAAGAGATTCCCATTACCGCGCGCCGTGTGGTAACGTTCCACGCAAGCCAGAAACTCAAGGGAATGGTTGAGCAATACCATGCTAACAAGCAAGGCTGA
- the secD gene encoding protein translocase subunit SecD, whose translation MNRYPLWKYLVIAVALIISTIYTLPNFYGETPAVQVSSTRQSIPVDTDLMARVEDALKAQNINPDGVFLDTNTLKVRFKDTDTQLKARDAIQHALGDNYIIALNLLPASPAWLTSLRANPMFLGLDLRGGVHFLLEVDMKAAIDKAMQRYAGDIKRELKNKQVRYGDIKRVGNTLEVQLRDADTLKSAQDVAYRAVPTLAIRADDASSKLILTLKPEEITKIENDAVKQNITTLHNRVNELGTTEPIIQQAGPNRIVVQLPGIQDTARAKDIIGRTATLEVHMVEDDQGKMAEAMAGNVPAGYELLDEATSRGQSKILLKSDVELTGDNINDAQPSFDQFGAPAVSINLDSAGASIFRQLTAENVGKRMAMVLVDRGHKEVVTAPVIRTEIGGGRVEISGSMNSAEANDTALLLRAGSLAAPMNIIEERTIGPSLGKENIEKGFHATLWGFAAIVAFMVLYYGMFGVFSGLSLAMNVFFLIAILSMLQATLTLPGIAAIALALGMAIDANVLINERIREELRNGVPPHSAIQAGYNHAWHTILDSNVTTLIAGLALMIFGTGPVRGFAIVHCLGIMTSMFSAVLVSRGLVNLWYGRRRKLTSLAIGQVWKPENKG comes from the coding sequence ATGAACCGCTACCCTCTCTGGAAATACCTCGTCATCGCGGTGGCGCTGATCATCTCGACGATCTACACGCTGCCCAACTTCTACGGCGAGACGCCCGCGGTGCAGGTCTCCAGCACGCGCCAGTCCATCCCGGTCGACACGGACCTGATGGCGCGCGTGGAAGACGCGCTGAAGGCGCAGAACATCAACCCTGACGGCGTGTTCCTCGACACCAACACCCTGAAGGTCCGCTTCAAGGACACCGACACCCAGCTGAAGGCGCGCGACGCCATCCAGCACGCGCTGGGCGACAACTACATCATCGCGCTGAATCTGCTGCCGGCCTCCCCGGCCTGGCTGACCTCGCTGCGCGCCAACCCGATGTTCCTGGGTCTGGACTTGCGCGGCGGCGTGCACTTCCTGCTGGAAGTGGACATGAAGGCGGCCATAGACAAGGCGATGCAGCGCTACGCCGGCGACATCAAGCGCGAGCTGAAGAACAAGCAAGTGCGCTACGGCGACATCAAGCGCGTGGGCAATACGCTGGAAGTGCAGCTGCGCGACGCCGACACGCTGAAGTCCGCCCAGGACGTGGCCTACCGCGCCGTGCCGACGCTGGCCATCCGCGCCGACGACGCCAGCAGCAAGCTAATCCTGACGCTGAAGCCGGAAGAGATCACCAAGATCGAAAACGACGCGGTGAAGCAAAACATCACCACCCTGCATAACCGCGTCAACGAACTGGGCACCACCGAGCCCATCATCCAGCAGGCCGGCCCGAACCGCATCGTGGTGCAGCTGCCCGGCATCCAGGACACGGCTCGCGCCAAGGACATCATCGGCCGCACCGCCACGCTGGAAGTGCACATGGTCGAAGACGACCAGGGCAAGATGGCCGAAGCCATGGCCGGCAACGTGCCCGCAGGCTATGAGCTGCTGGACGAAGCCACCTCGCGCGGCCAGAGCAAGATTCTGCTGAAGAGCGATGTGGAGCTGACCGGCGACAATATCAACGACGCCCAACCGAGCTTCGACCAGTTCGGCGCGCCCGCCGTCAGCATCAATCTGGACAGCGCCGGCGCCTCGATCTTCCGCCAACTGACCGCTGAAAACGTCGGCAAACGCATGGCCATGGTGCTGGTGGACCGCGGCCACAAGGAAGTGGTCACCGCGCCGGTGATCCGCACCGAAATCGGCGGCGGCCGCGTGGAAATCTCCGGCAGCATGAACAGCGCCGAAGCCAACGACACCGCCCTGCTGCTGCGCGCCGGCTCCCTGGCCGCGCCGATGAACATCATCGAAGAACGCACCATCGGACCTAGCCTGGGCAAGGAAAACATCGAGAAGGGCTTCCACGCCACCTTATGGGGCTTCGCCGCCATCGTCGCCTTCATGGTGCTGTACTACGGCATGTTCGGCGTGTTCTCCGGCCTGTCGCTGGCGATGAACGTGTTCTTCCTGATCGCTATCCTGTCCATGCTGCAGGCCACGCTGACCCTGCCCGGCATCGCCGCCATCGCGCTGGCCCTGGGCATGGCCATCGACGCCAACGTGCTGATCAACGAGCGCATCCGCGAGGAGCTGCGCAACGGCGTGCCGCCTCACTCGGCCATCCAGGCCGGCTACAACCACGCCTGGCACACCATCCTGGACTCCAACGTCACCACGCTGATCGCCGGCCTGGCGCTGATGATCTTCGGCACCGGCCCGGTGCGCGGCTTCGCCATCGTGCACTGCCTGGGCATCATGACCTCGATGTTCTCGGCGGTGCTGGTGTCGCGCGGCCTGGTGAACCTGTGGTACGGCCGTCGCCGCAAACTGACCTCGCTGGCCATCGGCCAGGTGTGGAAACCGGAAAACAAGGGCTAA
- a CDS encoding phenylalanine--tRNA ligase subunit alpha: MNNVDAILQAGLSAVAGVADLIELEQVKARYLGKSGELTELLKQLGKLAPEERKAAGATINQAKQAFEAAHNDKRDQLNAAKLEAQLAAEALDVTLPGRGALGGGLHPVALTLERIAGLFRTMGFEVADGPEIESDFYNFQALNIPENHPARAMQDTFYVENGDVLRTHTSPIQARFMESHQPPIKIVAPGRVYRVDSDATHSPMFHQMEGLWVEEGVSFADLKAVVTDFLRRFFERDDLQVRFRPSFFPFTETSAEIDVLDEQGRWLEVGGCGMVHPKVLSIANIDPEKYTGFAFGIGLDRFAMLRYGVNDLRLFFENDLNFLKQFN; this comes from the coding sequence ATGAACAACGTTGACGCGATTCTCCAAGCTGGTCTGTCCGCCGTCGCCGGCGTGGCCGACCTGATCGAACTCGAGCAGGTCAAGGCGCGCTACCTTGGCAAGAGCGGCGAGTTGACCGAACTCCTGAAGCAGCTGGGCAAGCTGGCGCCGGAAGAGCGCAAGGCCGCAGGCGCGACCATCAACCAGGCCAAGCAGGCGTTCGAGGCCGCGCATAACGACAAGCGCGACCAACTCAACGCCGCCAAGCTGGAAGCCCAGCTGGCCGCCGAGGCGCTGGACGTCACCCTGCCGGGCCGCGGGGCCCTGGGCGGCGGCCTGCATCCGGTGGCGCTGACCTTGGAGCGCATTGCCGGCCTGTTCCGCACCATGGGCTTCGAAGTGGCCGACGGCCCGGAAATCGAAAGCGATTTCTACAACTTCCAGGCGCTGAACATCCCGGAAAACCATCCCGCGCGCGCGATGCAAGACACGTTCTACGTGGAAAACGGCGACGTGCTGCGCACCCATACCAGCCCGATCCAGGCGCGTTTCATGGAAAGCCATCAGCCGCCGATCAAGATCGTCGCGCCGGGCCGCGTGTATCGCGTGGACTCGGACGCTACCCATTCGCCGATGTTCCACCAGATGGAAGGCCTGTGGGTGGAAGAGGGCGTGTCCTTCGCCGACCTGAAGGCGGTGGTCACCGATTTCCTGCGCCGCTTCTTCGAGCGCGATGACCTGCAAGTGCGTTTCCGTCCGTCCTTCTTCCCGTTCACCGAGACCTCGGCCGAGATCGACGTGCTGGACGAACAAGGGCGCTGGCTGGAAGTGGGCGGCTGCGGCATGGTGCACCCCAAGGTGCTGAGCATCGCCAACATCGACCCGGAAAAATACACCGGCTTCGCCTTCGGCATCGGCCTGGACCGTTTCGCCATGCTGCGCTATGGCGTCAACGATCTGCGCCTGTTCTTCGAGAACGATCTCAACTTCCTGAAGCAATTCAACTGA
- a CDS encoding MerR family transcriptional regulator, whose translation MLTSKADLPSIPSKRYFTISEVGELTGVKPHVLRYWEQEFCQLRQVKRRGNRRYYQHHEVLLVRKIRELLYDDGFTIQGARQRLGMGGDGERPITAQEVRSELESILQWLDSGVGKK comes from the coding sequence ATGCTAACAAGCAAGGCTGATCTACCTTCGATTCCATCCAAGCGCTACTTCACCATCAGCGAAGTGGGCGAGCTGACCGGCGTGAAACCGCATGTGCTGCGTTATTGGGAGCAGGAATTCTGCCAATTGCGCCAGGTGAAGCGCCGTGGAAACCGTCGTTATTACCAGCATCACGAGGTGTTGCTGGTACGGAAAATCCGCGAGCTGCTATACGATGACGGCTTCACCATTCAAGGCGCTAGACAGCGCTTGGGAATGGGCGGGGACGGCGAGAGACCGATTACGGCGCAGGAAGTGCGTTCCGAGCTGGAATCCATTCTGCAATGGCTGGATTCAGGTGTTGGCAAAAAATAA
- the yajC gene encoding preprotein translocase subunit YajC, whose translation MFITPAYAAGGATPAGFDLMGFLPMIVIFVLFYFLMIRPQQKRMKETQKMLSEIQKGDEVVTQGGIIGRVSKVSEQYLTLEIADKVEINVQRGAVSAKLEKGTLKSL comes from the coding sequence ATGTTCATCACTCCCGCTTACGCCGCCGGCGGCGCCACGCCCGCCGGTTTCGATCTGATGGGCTTCCTGCCCATGATCGTGATCTTCGTGCTGTTCTACTTCCTGATGATCCGTCCTCAGCAGAAGCGCATGAAGGAAACCCAGAAGATGCTGTCGGAAATCCAGAAGGGCGACGAAGTGGTCACCCAGGGCGGCATCATCGGCCGCGTGTCCAAGGTCAGCGAGCAATACCTGACCCTGGAAATCGCCGACAAGGTGGAAATCAATGTTCAGCGCGGCGCCGTCAGCGCCAAGCTGGAAAAGGGCACCCTGAAGTCCCTGTAA